The genomic interval GTGAATGAGTTTTTCACAGAGAGAATTGCAAACATCGGCAATATTGAATTCATTTGTCTCTGATGCAATGCGGGAATAAAAAACAATATGCAAGAGCAAGTCACCAAGCTCTTTTTTAATCTTATCCATTTCCTTTTCCATAATGGCATCGGATAATTCGTAAGTTTCCTCTATGGTTAAGTGTCGGATAGATTCTATTGTTTGTTTTTTATCCCAGGGACATTTTTCCCGCAGTTCATCCATGATGGTGAGCAGGCGTTCAAAAGCAATAAGTTTCTCGTTCATGATTCTTCAGTTAAGAAAAACAAAGGTAATGTTTCCCGATAGAGAGAATCAGGAATAAAGCAACTTCGGCTTTGCTCACTAAAAAAGGGCTTTTCAGTTCAAAATAATCTCAATCAATCCAACTTCGCGGGATTTTGAAATCTTAAGCGCTTTTGAAAAGTTGATGATATTTTGAATCACTGCATCGCTGGGAAGTTCCAGAGATGAGATTTCCTTCATGTCTTTTTTGTCATGAGGAATAAACGAGGCGTTAGGAAAATGAGTAGAGTTTTTCTGCATATAAAATTGTATTTGGTTAATTGTTTCATTGTTTCTACTGATGAAGTATGAAGAGATAACGTCACGAAAAAAAAATTATTGTATGAGCAATAATTATTATTTACAGCCAGAAACTAACCGCTAAGATTAATAACTAAGATTCTTCTCGTTTGCCATCTTTTTCAGGTTGATTATTGCATATCTCATGCGCCCCAAAGCCGTGTTCAGATTCATCTTTGTCATTTTGCATATCTCATTGAAACTCATATCTAAATACTCTCTCATTATAAGTACTTGTCTCTGTTCTTCCGGAAGACGTTTGATAAGATGTCTTATCTGCCTGTGTGCCTGGCGTTTTTCAATGCTCTTGATGCTTATTTTCTCTTTAACATGAATCACATTAAAGATATCATCTGACTCTCCTTCATGGTTTCTAACTGTGCTTATCATGCGTATTCTGCTTGCCCTTCGAAAATGGTCAATAATCATATTGCGGGCTATGCGCATTGCCCATGGAAGAAATTTATCTTCTTCGTTATAATTGCCTGCTTTGAGCGAACGGATTACTTTGAAGAATGTTTCCTGAAAAACATCTTCAGCCAAGTCGCGGTTTCTTGTTCTTTTGATTATGAAGAAAAAAAGCCGTGTTTTGTGTCTTTCAATAAGAACAGTAAGGCACTGTTCATTGCCGTTCATATAAAAATCTATGAGTTCACGGTCGGTTAAATTTTTAAAATTAGATGGGACGGCTGTTTTAGTCCCGGTTTGCAGGGACATAGTTTGAACTTGCATAGTTTACACTGTTTTAATTCCTTTCCGCTTATGGCAAAAAGGAGATGATTGGTTAATAATTAAAACTTCAGCGTAAAAGTTTATCTATGCAATAAATTTTAAAAAAATAATAAAACTAACTTTTCAAAAATGGCGGGTAGATATTTATATCTATGCGGAGAGGAGGTTGATTTAGTTTCTTAACGCAAAGGTAAGAAAAAGGTTACACAATAGACTATATTATTTTATAACAGTAATAAATTTAACAAATATTAACAGAAGAACCATCCATTAAGTAGCCAATTGAGCAAAAAAACTTACTGTCCAACAAAAACCATTGGCTTCGTTATTTGTTGGGTAGAAGTTGAAATAGTGTAATAATATGCCCCTCCTGCAACGGTGTTGCCATCGTTATCATCACCAGCCCAATAGAACGTGTGTTCACCGGGAACAAGTTTTGAATCAATAAGGTCATTCACAACTTGCCCGAATGCATTGTACACTTTAATGGAAACATTATCTGTTGTGTTAAGAGTGAATCGCAACGCTGTACTATTTTTGAATGGATTGGGAATATTTTGTTTTACTTCGATAGAGTTCAATTCAGCATTTTCATGAACGCTTGTTAGTGTATTTTGCAGATAAACTTTAGCAGCATTCAATATGGAACGGGAATTAACACTTGTATTATAATAAGAAACAAAACCAACAATTGACATATGATTTGCATCCCAGGAAGAAGGTAATGTATATGTATATGACTGGCTAAAATTTTGCCCAGAAGTTACAGAAGCAGGAATCACTCCTGCTGTTCCAAAGTCGGGCGCAAGATTGGCACGCACTACATCTCTCTGAATATAATTTGAAATCTGACAAGGATAATTATACCATGGGCTTGAAGGGTCAGGAGAAGAGCATCCGTTGCCCATATAATTTTCCTGAGGATCGCTTGTATTAACTATGCTGTCTTCTTCCAGCACGCAGCTAATACGCATATCACCAGCAGCATTTGCAACAAAATTCGCTTTTACAGTTACACTTAACAGCCTTGAACCTATGTCGTAGGAACTGCTGACAACAACGCTGACAGGGGTAGTGGAAAGCAGGCGGTTTGCTGTTTTTGATTTCCACACAGAGGTTACCATGCAAACATAGGTCTGTCCGGAGAAAAAATACCTGTCTACCATTCCGCCAGGATAACCATACGCATTCATTGCATTATCCAGATTTTGGGTGTACGTGTTCTGATACGTATCAGAACCTCCATTATGATTTGCTATGGTAATTGCATTCGGATAAGTATTTTCTATGTCTTCCGAAACTGTTCTTCCTCTAGGGCAATAGCCGCACCAGGTTCCTGTTTCATCTTCAACAATAACTTTTTTTGCAGCTTGTCCGAATAGTAGCCCACTGCTCGCAACAGCGATGAAAAGAAGAGTAATTTTTTTCATAATAAATATTTTGATTATTTGTGTAAATTTATAGAAGGAAGCCCCATGAAATTATGACCTCCATCATAAAATTCAAATTGCGTTTTATAAAATTATTTCGTTATCCACCTGAGCCACTCCGTATCCTATTAATACCCTCCAGTAAAATTCTTCTAACTTTGATAATGTCTCAGAAAATAATATTATGAAAACTCAAGAATATATCAAAGAAGTAAAAAACATTTCTATAAAAGGAGCGCGCGTACACAACCTGAAAAAC from Bacteroidota bacterium carries:
- a CDS encoding sigma-70 family RNA polymerase sigma factor, which encodes MSLQTGTKTAVPSNFKNLTDRELIDFYMNGNEQCLTVLIERHKTRLFFFIIKRTRNRDLAEDVFQETFFKVIRSLKAGNYNEEDKFLPWAMRIARNMIIDHFRRASRIRMISTVRNHEGESDDIFNVIHVKEKISIKSIEKRQAHRQIRHLIKRLPEEQRQVLIMREYLDMSFNEICKMTKMNLNTALGRMRYAIINLKKMANEKNLSY
- a CDS encoding Omp28-related outer membrane protein; this encodes MKKITLLFIAVASSGLLFGQAAKKVIVEDETGTWCGYCPRGRTVSEDIENTYPNAITIANHNGGSDTYQNTYTQNLDNAMNAYGYPGGMVDRYFFSGQTYVCMVTSVWKSKTANRLLSTTPVSVVVSSSYDIGSRLLSVTVKANFVANAAGDMRISCVLEEDSIVNTSDPQENYMGNGCSSPDPSSPWYNYPCQISNYIQRDVVRANLAPDFGTAGVIPASVTSGQNFSQSYTYTLPSSWDANHMSIVGFVSYYNTSVNSRSILNAAKVYLQNTLTSVHENAELNSIEVKQNIPNPFKNSTALRFTLNTTDNVSIKVYNAFGQVVNDLIDSKLVPGEHTFYWAGDDNDGNTVAGGAYYYTISTSTQQITKPMVFVGQ